The genomic region CCCGCATGTAAAACAGAAAAAATTACTTCTGGCGTTGACTTTCCTGAAGCATGAATTCCGGTTGGAACACCACGGCCATTATCAGCAACGGTAATGGCATTATTTTTATAAATGGTAATATTAATTTCATCGCAATAGCCTGCCAATGCTTCATCAATTGAATTATCAATAATTTCTCAAACCAAATGATGTAAGCCACGAACATCAGTTGACCCAATATACATCCCTGGTCGTTTTCGAACAGCGTCTAATCCTTCTAAAATTTGAATTGATGATTCATCATACTTTAATCTTTTATCTTCAATACTCATATTCTCTATCATCCCTTTTACTTATAATTTCACTATTAATATCTTATATTATAACGGTTTTATTTACAATTATTTACTAAATTATTTCTAATTACTATAATATGTAAATTGTAAATACCAAATCATAAAAAGTTAATTATTAATTTAGTTAACTTTTTTTAAGTTAATTTTTAAATTAATTATAGGAGGTTGAAATTATGCAAATAAATCACTATTTAATTTTGTGGTCTTAGTGAAAAAGTATGGTAAAGATATTGTTATTAATACTGTCAATAAGATTGTAAATGATATTGAAATTAAAAAGTAAAGAATAAATTATCCCGCGTAATTTACAATTTTCAATTAACTTTCAATTACTTCCAACTGGTGGTTGTTGTGGTTTGGGTTCTGGTTTATTACTCCCCGTTTTCACTATTATTTGGTTTTTCGCAACTAATTAATGATATTGTACTTGTTGCTTTTAATCCGATTGCCCCTAAAATATTTAAAATGTTATAATTATTGCAAATAAATTATAACATTTTAAATATTTTAGGAGGTAAAGTGTGAAAAAATATGAAAGATTAGATTTTAATGAAAGAGTAAATTTGGAAAAATTAAAAGATAATGAATTATTTAAAAAGGAAAATGGAATAATTAATATTCGAAAAATTGCTAAGCAAATGAATAGAGATTATAGAGCTATTTGGCAAGAGTTAAATATGTTTGATAATATTAATGATTATAATGCTGCAAAAGCACAAAAAATACATGATAAAAATAAAAAACAATGTCGTAAATATTCAATGTTAAATTCACAAGAATTAAGTCATTTTTCTAATGAATATAATAATTTTGGTCGTTCGCCACAAAATATTATTACTTCGTATGAATTACAATATAATGTAAAATTTGGTGTATGTTTTAAAACAATGTATAAATATATTAAATTAGGTTATTTTAATTTAAAAAAAGAAATGTTATATTTTAAAAATAAAAAAAGAAAAACAAAAAATGGGGAACAAAATGATAATCGTGGAAAATTACTTAATATTAGAGATTATAAGCAATTTTAAAATGATTATGGAAATGATTTAAGTTTTAGTGGAATTTGAGAAATGGATACTCTTGATTGTGGTAATTTTTATTTGTTAGTTTTAGTAAATCGTAAATCAAAAATACTTTTTTATCATATTTTATTTAGTAAAAAGGCAAGTATTGTATTAACAATTTTAATGAAAATGATTAAATAAATTGGTATTAGTAAATTTAGTTGTATTTTAACCGATAGAGGAAAAGAATTTTATAGATGAAAAACAATAGAAAAACATTTTAAAATAAGAGTTTATTTTTGTGATCCTGGTAAACTTCGCCAGAAAGCATTAGTAGAAAGAATAAATAAGAGATATAAGGCGTTGATTGACTCAAAATGAGCCATTAATTAATATTCGTAGTAGATTAAAATCTATTTTAGATATAATTAAATACCACAATTAGACCTTGCTTGGAAAATTTTACATCAAGACAATATTTTAAAAAAATTTTTTTAAATTAAATTAGTGTTTGTTAAGATTAGTAAAATTTATTTTTTTGTTGTGTTTAATTTTATAATTTTAAAAATAAATATTAAAAACAATATTTTTAATTTAATATTTTTTGTGATTATTGTTTTTTATTTTTAATTTGTTATAATGTTATTAACTTTTTATGATTTAGTTTTACAGTATACAATAGTAAAAGAGGGGTGAAGCAATGACATTATATGGATATTTAGGAACAGCTATTACTGCAATAATCGGATACTTAATTGGTTCTTTTAGTTGATCAATTTTTATTAGTAAAACAATTTATAAGATTGATGTGCGTGATTATCATTCGAAAAATGCTGGTGCTACAAATATTAGCCGTGTCTTAGGAAAAAAGTGGGGTTTTGCAATTATGTTTTTAGATATGTTGAAAGTTACAATTACAATGTTTATTGCATTCGGTATTAGTTGTATTAATATTAATGGTGTTAATTTTGGTTCAACTAGTTATTATATTCCAGCTTTTTTTGTTTTAATTAGTCATTCTTATCCAATTTATTATAAATTTAAAGGTGGTAAAGTAGTTTCTTCTTTTTTAGGATTATTATGGATGACTAATCCATATTACTTTTTAATTGCAACAGTTATTTGATGAAGTACAATTTTTATTTGAAATCGAGTCTCTGTTTCTTCAATTTTAGCAGCGTTGTTGACAGGAGCATTATGTTGGATTCCCCAATTAAGTGGTATTGATGTCATTAATTTCAATGGTGAATTATTCCAAGATTCTCATCTTGTTTGAGTCAATTACTTACATTATGTTAATTACGATAATTACTATGATAGTTTAGCTTTAATTAATATTATTGTTACTTTAAGTGCATACTTCCTAATCCTAAAACATCATAAAAATATTGCTCGTTTATTAAAAGGAACCGAAAAACCTTATGATTTTAAGGGGAAATCTGATTTAGAAACTGGAAATATTTCAACAAATAGTAAAAAAATAAGCAATAATTAAATTGGAACGATACCCAAAAAGTAGACATAAAATAAAAAACATTTGGTATTAATATTCTACACGATATGTTTGTTTAAAATTCATTCATTTATGAATTAAATTAATCATATCGTGTTTTGTTTTGATAAATAGTTTCTTTCTTTAAAATTGAATGAAAACTTTCTATAACTGCATTATCTAAAGGAGTACCTTTTCTTGACATTGATATACGTATTCCAAGATTTTCACAAAATTTATTATATTTAGTGGTTCTATATTGAATTCCTTGATCAGAATGTAATATTAAACCATTTAATTTTTTATTTTTTACAGCTTTTAAAAGAGTATTCATTACTAGCTCTGTATTGTTTTTAAAACTAATTTCATATGCAATAATTCTTTTATCATATAAATCAATAATAGTACTTAAATAAAGAAAATATTTTTGTTTATAAATTTTAATATAAGTAATATCAGTAACTCATTTTTGATTAATTTTTTCAGCTCTAAAATTTCTTTGTAATAAATTATATTTAGCATCTAATAAATTTTCATAACTACGATCAGTATTTTTTCTGTGAATATATTTTACTCAATTAGCTCTAATATTATAATTTTTAATTAATTTTAATAATTTTTTATGATTAATAATTCATCTAACTTCCTTCTCAATAGCAATTTTTAGTCTCCTATACCCGTAACATTTCTTTTTTTTCAAAAATTTTTTAATACTATTTATTTCTTTAAAATC from Spiroplasma endosymbiont of Polydrusus cervinus harbors:
- a CDS encoding lipoprotein yields the protein MCNNYNILNILGAIGLKATSTISLISCEKPNNSENGE
- a CDS encoding glycerol-3-phosphate acyltransferase — encoded protein: MTLYGYLGTAITAIIGYLIGSFSWSIFISKTIYKIDVRDYHSKNAGATNISRVLGKKWGFAIMFLDMLKVTITMFIAFGISCININGVNFGSTSYYIPAFFVLISHSYPIYYKFKGGKVVSSFLGLLWMTNPYYFLIATVIWWSTIFIWNRVSVSSILAALLTGALCWIPQLSGIDVINFNGELFQDSHLVWVNYLHYVNYDNYYDSLALINIIVTLSAYFLILKHHKNIARLLKGTEKPYDFKGKSDLETGNISTNSKKISNN
- a CDS encoding IS3 family transposase, producing MFKIRKWNSKKVSFLLKTTTKYKINFINLYKNKYSIKVLCKILNVNLANYYKQRFNNKNDFKEINSIKKFLKKKKCYGYRRLKIAIEKEVRWIINHKKLLKLIKNYNIRANWVKYIHRKNTDRSYENLLDAKYNLLQRNFRAEKINQKWVTDITYIKIYKQKYFLYLSTIIDLYDKRIIAYEISFKNNTELVMNTLLKAVKNKKLNGLILHSDQGIQYRTTKYNKFCENLGIRISMSRKGTPLDNAVIESFHSILKKETIYQNKTRYD